Part of the Candidatus Brocadiaceae bacterium genome, GGCAGCAGGTCGCCGTAGACGCCCTCGGGGTCGGAGAGCATCACGCCGCCCAGTTCGCGGATGGGCGCCCAGTCGCCGGCCAGCGTCATGCGCCAGGCCGGCCCCTGGCCCCTCAGGTCGGTGGTGAACACGCCGCTGCGCCAGTCAGCGCCCATGGTGATCCGTCCTTCCGTTCGTGGTGCAGGAGTTGCGAGCGCGCCGCTCGGACAAGCGGCGGTCAACGATAACACGGATCGCCGCCCGAGACCACCGCCGGCGCGGCCGCGGCGCCGCTTGAATCACGAGTCGAATCCGGTACACTCTGTCCGGACCGATGAGAACGCACAGACTGCGCACGCGCGCGATGGGCCGCATGGCACGGCGGACGGGTTGAGGAGCGGCGGGCATGAGCACCCCCGACGGTCCGGCCGCGTCCCTGGCGCCGCGTGCCCTCTCCTCGCTGGGCCGCCTGGTTCCCTTCCTGCGACCGTACGCCACGCCGATCCTGATCGCGCCCGCGCTGCTGGCGGCCGAGGTCTTCGCCGGCCTGCTCCAGCCGCGGCTCCTGCAGACGGTCGTGGACAAGGGCATCCTCGCCTCCGACTTCGGCGTCGTTCTGCACATGGGGCTGCTGATGATCGGCCTGGCGATCGTCGGCGTCGCGTGCGGCGTGGCGAACACCCTGCTGGTCGTCCCGGTCGCGCAGGGGTTCGGCGCCGATGTGCGCGCGGCCGTCTTTCGCAAGGTCCATTCGCTGTCCGTGCGCAACCTCGACGAACTCGGCACGGGCAACCTGATCACGCGCTGCACGAACGACGTCACGCAGTTGCAGGACGCCCTGCAGTCGCTGCTGCGCATCTTCGTGCGGGCGCCGCTCATCCTGCTGGGCAGCATCGTGCTGGCGGTGCTCACGTCGCCCTCGCTGGCCTTCATCATGGCGGGCATCGTGCCGGTGCTGTTCGTGGCCATCTGGGTGTTCTTCCGCTTCTCGCACGCGATGTTCACGCGCATGCAGGCGCGGCTGGACGCGCTCAACCGTGTCACGCAGGAGAACATCGCCGGCGTGCGCGTGGTCAAGGCGTTTGCGCGGGCGGACCACGAGGCGGCCCGCTTCGAGCGCGCCAACGAGGACCTGACGGCCGCCACGGCCGGCGCGATGCGGTTCGGCGCCCTCATCATGCCGTTCATGGAACTGGTCGTGGACATGGCGCTGGGAGCGGCGGTCTGGTACGGCACGCGCGGGGTCTCCTACGGCGACCTGCAGCCGGGGCAGGTGATCGCCTTCGCCAACTACCTGCGGCGCACGGTGATGGCGCTGCGCCTGGCGGCGATGGTGCTGGTGCGCCTCTCGCGGGCGGGCGCGTCGGGCGCCCGGGTCGTGGAGGTGCTCGACAGCGAGCCGGACGTGCAGGACGCGCCGGACGCGCCGGAGACCCCGTCGCTGCGCGGGCGCGTGGTGTTCGAAAACGTGACGTTTCGCTACCGGGGGGCCGAAACGCCGGCGCTCCGGGACGTGTCCTTCACCGCCGAGCCCGGCCAGGTGGTGGCCGTGCTCGGGGCGACGGGCTCGGGCAAGTCGACGCTCGTGCATCTGATCCTGCGGTTCTACGACGTCGAATCGGGCCGGATCACCGTGGACGGTCTGGACGTGCGCACGCTGCGTCGCCAGGACCTGCGCCGGCACGTCGGGATCGCCCTGCAGGAGTCGGTGCTGTTCTCCGGCACGATCGCCGACAACATCCGCTTCAGCCGGCCGGCGGCGGCGGACGAGGAGGTCGTCGCCGCCGCGCGGACGGCCCAGGCGCACGAGTTCATCTCCGCGTTGCCGGGCGGTTACGGGACCCGGCTCGGCCAGCGCGGCGTGAACCTGTCCGGCGGCCAGAAGCAGCGCATCGCCATCGCGCGGGCGCTCCTGGCCCGGCCGGCGGTGCTGATACTGGACGACAGCACGAGTTCGGTGGACGTGGAGACGGAGGCGCGCATCGAGGACGCCCTGCGCGAGGTCATGGCCGGCCGCACCAGCATCGTCATCGCCCAGCGGATCAGCACGATCCTGAACGCCGACAAGATCCTCGTGCTCGACTCCGGACGGCTCGTGGCGGAGGGCACGCACGGCAGCCTGCTGGCCGACAGCCCGGTCTACCGGGAGATCTACGACTCACAGCTCGGCGGCGGGGTGGGCCAATGACCGGATACCGCACCATGCCATCGGGGGGCCCGACGTGAGCTGGCACGAACGGGGTCCCAGCTTTCGGATGGGCGGCGGGGGCGGACCGCGCCGGCGCATGATGCTGCTGGCGGCCGAGAAGCCGAAGAGCGGCCGCCGCGTGTTCGCGCGCCTCTGGGGCTACCTGCGCCGCCGCACGGCCGCGCTGCTGGTCATCTTCCTGCTGATCATCGTGGCCGCCGCCGTCGACCTGGTCAACCCGCTGATCCTGCGCACGGCGATCGACGATTACGTCATGGCCGGCCGGATGGGCGGGCTGCCGGGCGTCGTTGCGCTGCTGGCGGGCGTTGCGCTGCTGCGCGTGGCGGCGAACTGGCTGCAGGCGTTCCTCATGGTCGGCGTGGCCCAGCGCACCGTGTTCGACCTGCGCCGCGCGCTGTTCACACGCCTGCAGGCGCTGTCCGTGCGCTACTACGACGAGCACTCGGCCGGCGACCTGATGAGCCGCTTCACCAATGACCTAGACAACGTCAGCACCACGCTCAGCGACAGCGTGTCGCGCTTCTTCCTGGGGACGATCCGGCTGCTCGGGGCGGTCTCGATCATGTTCTACCTGAGCTGGCGGCTGGCCCTGATCTCGCTGGCCACCGTGCCGATCGTCATGGGTCTGGTCCGATGGGTCTCCCGGCACACGCTGAAGGGATACCGCGATCAGCAGGAGGCGCTGGGGACGCTCAACGGGCTGATCGAGGAGACCATCACCGGCGCGCGCGTCATCAAGGCCCATGCCTGCGAACCGCGAGTCCTGGGGGAGTTCGACGAGGCCAACGCGCGCCTGCGCTCCGCCGCGATGCGGGCAATGACCTTTGCCATGCTGCTGCCGTCGCTCATGCA contains:
- a CDS encoding ABC transporter ATP-binding protein, translating into MSTPDGPAASLAPRALSSLGRLVPFLRPYATPILIAPALLAAEVFAGLLQPRLLQTVVDKGILASDFGVVLHMGLLMIGLAIVGVACGVANTLLVVPVAQGFGADVRAAVFRKVHSLSVRNLDELGTGNLITRCTNDVTQLQDALQSLLRIFVRAPLILLGSIVLAVLTSPSLAFIMAGIVPVLFVAIWVFFRFSHAMFTRMQARLDALNRVTQENIAGVRVVKAFARADHEAARFERANEDLTAATAGAMRFGALIMPFMELVVDMALGAAVWYGTRGVSYGDLQPGQVIAFANYLRRTVMALRLAAMVLVRLSRAGASGARVVEVLDSEPDVQDAPDAPETPSLRGRVVFENVTFRYRGAETPALRDVSFTAEPGQVVAVLGATGSGKSTLVHLILRFYDVESGRITVDGLDVRTLRRQDLRRHVGIALQESVLFSGTIADNIRFSRPAAADEEVVAAARTAQAHEFISALPGGYGTRLGQRGVNLSGGQKQRIAIARALLARPAVLILDDSTSSVDVETEARIEDALREVMAGRTSIVIAQRISTILNADKILVLDSGRLVAEGTHGSLLADSPVYREIYDSQLGGGVGQ